In Gammaproteobacteria bacterium, the genomic window TTCAATGGCAGAAGCGACAAAATTGTATTTGAACGAATCCATCGATGCCATGAAACCCGTACTTTCCTCAAACTTGGCGTAACGTGCGGGCATCAGCTTGCCCAGGCGATCAAGACTCTTGTCAATCCAGTTGCTGTACACACCAATAGATATCAACTCGAGATTCTTCTTGTGAACACCTATCGCTTTCTCTTCAAACGGAAACGCCTGCTCCTCGATGGCCAGTTCGTACTCTTCCTTCTCAACATCACTTAGGCCGCCAGGCCGCTCGGATTCAATCAGCGACCGGCTGAAATTGTAATAGATCTCGGCCAGGTAATAGGTCGCCGCCGCGGTGACATCACCAACCTTGTATTTGACCAGGTCATTAAAATCAGCAATGACGGACTTCATTGTGTCTTTCTTGCGCTTCAGGTTCTTCTTGAACGGCTTGGTCAGCTTGATCGCCGCAAAGCTGTCATACTCCGGCTGAACCAGTACCAGTGATGCCTTCGCCGCCAGGTAGCGCGTGCGATCGGTGCGCTCGGCTCCGGCGGTGGAATCTATGGAAATCACGCGTTTCAACTCCAGGCGATATTGCCTGTCATTGTCCCATGACCGGTACAACTCCGCCATCTTGTAACGGGTCTCAAGGGCAAACTCCAGCGGTTTTGGAAACAGGTCCACGTAGCGCTGGTAAACATTCAGCGCCAGCTTGTGTTTTTCAGCCTTTTCATACATATCGCCGGCAAGAATCAAGGCCTCCCGGCGCACTTCGCTTTCCTTGGTATCCACGGCAATACGCTCAAACTCGGGACCGGCATCGCTGTAGCGCTCGGCTTCCCGGTATACCACCGCCAGCTTCTTGGTGGCTTCATGCACCATCTGGACATCGGTTGAATAGCTCTGGCGGAATGCAACAAGCACGGACGCGGCACGGTTCCAGTCGTTAATCTTGATCAGTACGGCGGCTGCATCAAACTCGGCAGTCTTGCGAACTGTCGAACGTGGCGCCACCGCGGCAATGCGCAGGAAATGATCGACTGCTGACTTGTAGTCCTCTACCTTGTTGGCTTCTTCTCCCTGCTTGTAGATCGAAGCCGCCAGGTTGTTGACCAGGCCCTCGTGATCCTTGTGGGTCACCTCGGTCAGGCCGATGGTTTGTGCATAGGCCACCTCTGCATCCTTGTATAACGCAATCTCGTAAGAAGAATGCGCCACAATCATCCAGGCACCACGAACAAGATTCTTCTCGGCAGACGGATAGTTTTCCACCAGCTTGCGCGATGTCGAGATAGCCAGCTTGTAGTCTTTCATTTCGAACAGGTCTTCACCGACCGCAGCCAGTACAATCACGGCCTTTTCATGTTTCGGGAACGCATCGGCAAACTTCAGTGAACTGCGAATGACCTCCTGCTTGGCAATCGGCACTTCCGCCATCTGTGCAATTTTCAGGCTCTCGCGGAAGGAATATACCGCTGCATAGCCGGCGGAAGATGACTTCTCATGTTCCGGGTAATTATAGGCTACGCGCTCATACTCAAATGCCGCCTTGCTGAACTCCTTGCCCTGCAGCAACAGTTCCGCCAGCTGGTAATGCAGGCCGGGCGTCGTGCCGTCACGCGGGAACGATTCAATATATTCACGATACCAGCGCGCCGCCTCGGCATAGTGCTCCTGCTGTTGTGATCTGAAATTGGGATCCCGGTAAAGCGCATGGTAATGAACGGCAAGATCCTTCAGGTTGGTCTGCACGTGCGCCACGACTTCCGGGTAGGAGTTGATATCGAAATGTTTCCAGTATTCCGATTTCACGCCGTAGGCACTGGCAAAACTGCGCTTGGCCTCGACAACCAGTTTCGGGAACTTGCCAACCTTGTAGATTTCCACCACGCGCATATGAAAATGCGGTGATACCTTGTGCAGCGGATTGCGCTCGACGAACGCATTGTAGGTCTGGGCAGCATCATAGTATCGACGTTTGACAAAATAGTGCTCTGCCAGGTTGCTGTAAATACCAACCTCGTAAGGCTTGCGCCCGACCTTGCTGAAATAGCCAACAATGGAGTTTGCACCGGAAAGATTGGAGAAGCTCAGACTGATAACACGATAGGTGTCATCTATACGCTTCTTCTCAATCTTGTCCTCGGCCTGTTCGAAGTCATAACCAATGGAAACCTTGTGATCAAGCAATGACATGAAATAGGTCAACGCTTCTTCATACATTTCCTGCTTGTAGTATGTCCAGCCTGTTTTATACAGGGCGATGTCATAATAGAACGAGTTTGAACCAATCTTGACAATAGCCTTGTAGGCATCCTCGGCATCAAGAAATTTCTTGCGAGTGAAATAATATTCGGCCCGACGGAACTGCACCTCGTCCAGGTAACGTGAACCAGGGTATTCCTTGACGATGCGATTCATGATCTTCATTGCCTCTTCTACTTCACCCATTTCCTCATAGGCTCGAGACATCTGGTACAACACCTGGTCATTGCGTTCGTACATCGGGAATCGTTCAAGCAATTGCTTGTACAACGCAATGGCCTCGGTAGCATCAACGTTGTTCATGTCCGCGGATGAGCCATCTGGCAACGGCGCCGCATCCTTCACGCTCGACTCGATCTCCTGGGCCGCTGTCGTACGCTTTTCAAACTCCTCGTCAGTCTCACCCTTGACGCTGGCGATAACCTGCTTGCCCGGGTTGGACTGCTTTTTCCCGACCGGCTCCGACTGCGCCGGCGCTTTTGGTTTTGCCGCAACCGGGGCCGGCAACTTGTCCAACTGGGCGTTCTGGCGCTCAATCTTGAGATCAGCAAGGCGACGAATGGCTTCCGGCGTCATGGCGGTTTCCGGTGTTTGCTCCAGAAAGCGCTGGTAACCCTGCATGGCTTTCTCGATACCACCTTCAATCTGGATATCACTGAGGTCTGCGTTGACACCGCGAAGCTGGGCCAATGTGCCCTGTTCATCAATGGTGGCGCAGGCTGTCAGTGTCGTCGATAGCATCATAACCATTATGCGAGGTGCATTCATGGTGTTGCACCTCCGGTCGGCTTGTCTGTTGCTGCCGGCTGGCCGGTTGTCTTTGGTGCTGCTTCTGACTGCTTTGCCGCTTCTGCTGCAGCGGCATCTTTCTCTGCCTGCTCGGCAACCTTCTTGGCCTGCTCAGCCTTTTGTTCAGCGACCGCCTGGAATGCTGCATCCGTTTGCGCCTTCTGCGCACGATCGTAACTTTCCGCGAGCGCAAACCGGGCTTTCACCTGGTCGCCCTCTATGCGCTTGCGACGAACATCCAGTTCATTGATGGCCATCACTTCAAGCATGTGTCCTTGTCGGAGCATGGTGGACTTTACCCGCTCCCTGGCTTCGCCAATCTTGATACGCAAGGTATTCAGGCTGCTGTCATAACCTTCGTAGCTCAGGCTGGCGGCCTGGCGAGTTCGCACAAAAGAGCGATAGGTCTGCTTGAGTTCGGCCACAACCCCATCCAGCTCACGAAGACGCTTGAATGCCTGCGTCAGGCGTTCGTGATAGCCGGTATAGAGGTTCCAGTTCAGCGCGCCCCGCAGGCGCTCGACCCGTTGGCGTTGGGCATCGTCGTCCGGCAGGTGTTTTGTGCGCCGCTCCATGAGCGCAATACGTTGACCATAGATGCGCTCGGGGACCGTCGCCAGGAACTGCGGACGCGGGGCAATCAACATGGCCTGGAGCTTGTTTTCCAGGTTGTCACGCTGCTCTATACGCAGGCGCATGCGCGAGTCGAGCAACTGGAACTGCTTCTCGATTTCCGGCAACAGTGGCTCGTAATACTTGCGCCGCAACTCGATCATATCCTCGTAGGCAACAAGGTCACGCTCCCAGGTCTCCAGGCGCTTGCGAATTTCCTCGAGATCAAAGTAATTCTGCAGTGACTCCTGGAAATCGTGTGATGCCATCAAACTGATCAGGTAATGGGTCTCCGGTGTATCCGGCAGGTCACGCAGTTGCACCACCCAGTTCCGATCCTTCTTTAGCTCTTCTCGCGCCAACGCTTCGAGGAATTTTCCGTCCTGGATACTCTTGATGGATGTATCCAGCTTGCCCAGCTCCTTGTCATAGGATTCCAGCGCCTGGCCGTACAGCAACGCCGCACGGCCATGCAGCCCAAGCTTGCCATAGGCGAAAGGCACACCCATCATGACTTCCTGAACAGCGCGGTCAGTAACGTTGCGTTTTAGCAGGATATTCCACGGCACCAGCGCCCGGTCGTATTTCTTCAGCGCAACATCGGCCCAGCCAGAGCCCAGGAGTGCCCGGTTGGAAAACGGGCCATTCAGGCGTACGCGATCGAGGTACTGCTTTGCCAGTTCCGGCTTGCCCGATTCGAGCAGTTTGTAACCCAGGGCCAGGTTGGCCTTGTCTCGAATCGAAGCTGCACCATTGTCGTTGCCACTGGTGCGCCCTGCCCTGTCCAGCTGGGTGATCCCGTCATCATCCTTGCCCAGCTGCAGCAGTGCAATGCCGAGGTTATAGGCCGCAAACCCGCCATGGGTCGAACTGCCCTGCAAACCTTCCAGTATCCTGACGGCATCAGTCGGACGCCCGTTGGTCATATAAATGACAGCCCTGGTATAGGCGGCATCATCGCGCACGGAATCAGGGATCTCGCCCTTGATCTGCTCTATCGCGTGCAGAGCATTAATGGGCTGGTTCTTCTGCAGCAGAATCTTTGCCAGTCGATAGATTGCCTCGTTCCGAACAGCAGGTTCTACATTGCCTTCGATGACCGATTTGATGGCGCGACCGGCACGCTGGTGCATGCGGTAGTACAACTCAAAGTCACCGACGGAAAACTGGGCGCTATCTATATTAAAGTGAAGCGTATCGAGACCCGGTTCATCCAGGCCGTAATATTGTCCGAGTTCCGCGTCCAGACGCGAAATGGCATCAAAATACTCGTTGGTATGGGCATGGAAGATGGCTTCGCCAAAATACAGGTCTGTAGACGCAGAAACGCGTGCGGGGTTGAGTACCATCAACCCAACCCCAATACCTGCGCAAATTGACAGAAATGCCAATGGCCGCATCAGTTACCACTCTTTGACGGCAATGCTCTCACCGAGACCGGGCCCGGCTACCTTGATTTCCACGAGTTTAGGCTTGACGCCCTTGCTGATACTGAAGCTCGCATTCTTTCGGTAATCCCCGGTCAGCGACTGCCCAAGAAAGCTCACTTCCAGCTGATGATCACCGGTACGAATATTGCCGGTGTAAATCCGCTGCACGCCGCCATTGCGTAACGCCTCCAGCTCCTTCGCCGTATATAAATGGTGTGCCACTTCCTTGCCGTCCAGCTTGATATCCATGGCATCAAGCCGGAAACCGCCTTTTTTGGCAAAGGAAACAAACACCGAAACCTGGGTATTGGAGGGATAGAGCAGCTTTTCTTCCAGCTGGGCCAACTCGGCGGATATGCCGAGAACATCCTTTTTTATGTCCTGAACTTGCTCGTCGAGACCCTTGATCTGGGCCTTGGACACATCTTCGGCATGTACGGCGACGTTGGCGCCACTTAGAAGCGCAATGGCCAATAAAATATAAAAATATCGTTTCATATCAACAATTTATAAAAATTACGAAATTCACCTGTCAAATCGCAAACGGACAAGTCCTGTCACCAGTCCAATGTCCCCCGAAGTGTAGACAACATTCCAGATGTCGCGTCGCCGCTAGTCCTTGCGAAAAGCACCGATTAGCTTGTTGACCGGCATGAATGAACTTGATCGCACCATTTCGGGCGATGTTCGGCAAACAGGATTACGCCCGATAGATACGGGTTCGTATGGTGTGTAACCAGTATGTGCAGTCATGCTCTATCCTCATCACATTAATCCATTTTTATTATATAATTCAATATCTTGTGTATATATCTGGCCGGGTCGCGTCACACTCTCCAGCATCGCGATAAAATTATACATTCATGGTAGTTCAGCTACTACTCTGCTGCCAGTCCGGGCTGGGAAGCTAAAAAACCATTAGGCCCAAACGTGACACAGTTCACAGTCGACGTCGGTTTCGTGTAGATAACGACTGTACCAGCGAAACTGATCCCTGCCCGATTGACGCCCAGCACAATCAGGATTCAGTTTTCTTCAGCTCGACAGAGAACACGCTGCCGCTTCCTGCCGTGCTCTGAACATCAATGCTGCCCGCCATAAGTTCAACCAGGCGCTTTGATATCACAAGCCCGATACCCGTACCTTCCTGAATATCATCCACTCCCAGTCTATCGAAGGATGTAAACAGTCTGCCCATTTGCTCTTCGGTCAATCCACGACCTGTATCGGTAACACTAACTCGAAGGCTGTTCTTGCCGACACTGTTGACGTCAATAAAGATACTGCCGCCCTGCTTGTTGTACTTGACCGCATTGGATAACAGGTTGAGCATAACCTGCTTGAACCGATTCATGTCCGCAACAACGCTGTAATCAGAGCCATCCATGTTGTTGGTGACACTAATATCGCGTTCCGACGCCTGTTTCTTGATGAGCGATATACATTGCTCGATCACCGGCGCAACCGGAACCGGTTCCATGTTGACCTCCATCTTTCCGGACTCGATCCTGGCAAGATCCAGCACTTCGTTCACAAGATTCAACAGGTGCCTGCCGGCACCCAGAATATCCTTAACGCCATCCATCTGGTTCTCGCTCAGATTTTCCGCATCCAGCTCAAGCAACTGGCCGTTACCCAGGATCGCGTTTAACGGTGTACGCAATTCATGGCTCATAAGAGACAGGAATTCCGATTTAGCCTGGCTTGAACGAAGCGCCTCGTCGCGCGCATGGGCAAGAACAATATTCTGTTGCGTAATCTGGGCTTCCAGAGCGCGTCGTCCCGATTCCCGGCGCCGGATCATCCAGACATAAAATACCAGCGCAATAACGCCAAATGCCCAAACCATGCCATGTGTCACCTGCATCGAATAGCGGGTTGCATCTGCCGCAACATAATAAGGACGCAACGGAATGGATACGCTCACGCCGCCTCGCAGATCGCCATCCTCGAAACCGAGATGACCGTGACATTTCACGCAACCTGGCTTCATATACATGGGCTTCATCAACCTGACAAATGGCATGCCCTCTATAAACGATTGCTCTATGACCTCGTCTACTCCATTTTCAAATTTTGTCAGCGCATCCCATTCCCATGCATCGGGAGAATTTGCCGGGTTTAACTGGACTTTTCCGGTAATGCGACCTTTAACCCCGTAAGTCTCCTCGTATTCACGCGTCATCTGGCTCATCATGTATGCCGGGTTCATCAGCGTGAGCTTCTGACCCGTTGTTGTCACCACGTCACGGTCTGGCAAGTGCGCAAGATAAGGGCTTGGCGGTGTACGCTTGTCAGGTTTCACATACAACCCGCCATGCCTGGTAGCCCAGCCCCGAAATGCCTGATCCTTGTTCCAGTTTGTACGAGCCGATTCAATCGCCAACAACACCTTTTCCTTGTACAGATTGTCAATATTCCAATACAAGGAGAATCCAACCAAAGACGTCAGGCTGACAAACAGCAGCAAGGCCGTGCCAATGATGGGCTCACGAATAAATTTGTATTGTTCTGCCATTGCCTAAACTGTGCTTTTTGTATCGATACCACATCGCGGATGCTGGATATATCCCGGGATTTGCTTGTCCGAAGAGGCTGGATTATGGCAAGTAATTCCTGGTCGAACAGCCAATACAGGGATTCAATTACAATTTTTAACAGCAACAACTGACTGGATTGCGCGGATTGTTACAGATTGTAAAGCCCGTTTATGCGCGAACCGCCTTAGCTGGCTAAATGCCGACAATCCGGCGATATATCGCTTGATTTTGGTAGTGGCCGGCAATGCAGGCGTCTTGCCAGGAAGCCGAACACCATTCACCACACAACAGGATAATGCCTGGTAAATCGCAAAGCGATATCAGTTAAATGCACAATCCACCGCGCGCTCGGCATGAATTGCCGTAGTATCGTAGAGAGGAATCGTAGTGTGCTGCTGCTCAACAAGCATGGCGATTTCGGTGCAGCCCAGTATGACCGCCTCGGCGCCGTTACCGCCCAGCTCATCAATTATTGCTATAAAATCTTCCCGTGAGGCCTGGTTAATACTACCCATGCAAAGCTCGTTGTAAATCACGTCGTGCACCAGCTGTCTTTGCCTGTCCCCGGGAATCACCACGTCGATACCATACCGATCCGAGATGCGCGATTTATAAAAGTCCTGTTCCATGGTAAATCGTGTGCCAAGCAAGCCAACCTTCCTGATCCCGTCTTGCGCAAGTCTTTCAGCGGTAGCATCGGCTATGTGTACCAGCGGAATGGAAACAGCCTGCGCCACCTCGTCGGCCACCTTATGCATGGTATTGGTACAGATCAGCAGGAAATCTGCACCACCCGCCTCGATCGACCTGGCCGCATTTGCCAGGATGGTTGCCATAGCAGCCCAGTCGCCCTGTCGTTGTAATTGTTCGATTTCATCGAAGTCGATGCTATTAAGAATAATTTTTGCAGAATGAAAGCCACCCAGCCGCTGCTTGACAGCTTCATTGATCAGGCGGTAGTAGGTCGCCGTGGATTCCCAGCTCATGCCGCCAAGAAGGCCTATGGTTTTCATTGAATAAACATCTCCAATTTACGCTTAATGTAACCTCCGGATAACTTATTACGAAAATACCTTCATACGAAAATGCGTCTCCGTCTCACCGGTAACGCCAAAACCCAGCCTCTTGTAAAACCCAACGGCCGGGTTTGTCTTGAATACCTCCAGCCGAACTACAGCACTACTTGCTCTGGCTTCATGCAGTATTCCGCCAATAACCCGGGTTCCGATGCCATTACCCTGAAACTCCGGCAACAACACAATGCCGGTAATGCAAATCGAATCATCTGATCGCTTCAGTGCTATCCAGCCGATATCCGCATCATCTGCGATAATGATATAAACGTCCGGTGGGACTTTTCCAAATTGATAATACTTCGCCCAGGACTCATCGTCCCACCCCCACGCTTGCTCGATGTTCCTCCCAAGCGCGGTAAACTTGACCCGATACATAAGCTGCAGGTCTTCTTCCGCAGCCTTCCGCAGCCTTCCGTAGCCGGATATTGTTGTCGGTACAATCCCGACTCATTCAAGCGAAATCACGACACGCTCACCCTTTTTGTGATCTTCCACTTCAACCAGGGTGTCATGCAAGTCTGGATTGGCGGCAAGTTTTGCGATTTCATCCATGTCGATGCCTTTTTCGGCCATCGCATCGGTGGCGACGCGAGGCATCAGCTTGGCGGCGGTTTTGATAATGCCGCCGGGTATGGTCACCGTGGAATCCGGTTCAGCATTGCCGTTCTTGTAAACACGAATCTTGAGATCAGCCATAACACCCTCCTTGCATTGGTCATTTCAACAATGTTCAAACCTTGCCTTGCGATAAACCCTGTCGCTGATGCAGCATCACCGGTTTGCCACTACCTTGACCAGGGCGGCAGCCAGGTAGCCAAGGTCTTCGTTACTTATTATATAGGGCGGCATCAGGTAGACCAGGCGACCGAAGGGTCGCACCCAGACACCGGCTTCGACAAAAGCCGGCACCATGGCCTTCATATCCACTGCATGCTTGAGCTCGACCACACCGATAGCACCCAGTACACGCACATCTTCAACAATATCGAGCTCGCGTGCCGGCGCAAGGCCCTGCTTCAGACCTGCTTCGATACGGTTGATATTCGTCTGCCAGGGCGATGATAACAGAATATCTATACTGGTCAGTGCCGCGGTACACGCCAACGGGTTGGCCATGAACGTCGGTCCGTGCATGAATACACCCGGCTCACCCTGGTCGATGGTATTGGCAACTTCGCGCGTGGCTATAGTGGCTGCCAGGGTCATGTAGCCCCCGGTCAACGCCTTGCCGACACACATGATATCCGGGCTGATCTCGGCATGTTCACAGGCAAACAGTTTGCCGCTACGGCCAAAGCCCGTAGCGATTTCATCAGCAATTAACAGCGCCCCGTATTCATCACATAATTCACGGGCGCGCTCGAGATACTCTGCCGAGTAAAACCACATGCCACCGGCACCCTGGACGATGGGCTCAAGAATAACCGCCGCGACTTCGTCAGAATGTGTGGCCAAGGCATGCTCGAGACCGGCAATATCGCTATCCTTGCAGCGCTCACCAAAACGGCAGCGGGGCTGATCCACAAAAATCTGCTCGGGCAAGACGCCAGCGAACAATCGATGCATTCCGGTAACGGGGTCGCATACGGACATGGCACCAAAGGTGTCGCCGTGATAGCCCTTGTGCAGACTGATGAAACGTTGCTTTTTGATCTGGCCACGACTGTGCCAGTACTGGATGGCCATCTTCATGGCCACTTCCACCGATACCGAACCGGAGTCGGAAAAGAACACGGTCTCCAGCGAGGCAGGCGTCAACTCCACCAGGCGCTGCGCCAGCCCGATAGCAGGTTCATGGGTAAAGCCACCAAACATGACATGGGACATCTTGCCCAGTTGCTGTTCCAGCGCCGCGTTCATCAGCTCGTTGTTGTAGCCGTGAATGGCGCACCACCAGGACGCCATACCATCAATGAGTTCGCGACCATCCGCCAGGCGTATGCGCACACCACTGGCAGACTCTACCGGGTACAAGGGCATATCCGAATTCATGGCACTGTAGGGATGCCAGATGTGCTGGCGATCGGCGGCTAATATCTGATCAATCTTGCTCATTTATTGGTTGCACCTGCTGGCATGATCATGAATGAACTATACCAGATGCTCCGGGGCACCAACAAAAAGGCCGTCCGGGGACGGCCAAGGTGAAGGGAGTGAATCAATGAAACTCAGGCGAATGCATCATGTGTAATACTGCTGTACCAGCCGCGGGCATAATCGGCTTCCCTGGCCCGGAAATCTGCATCGACATCCTTCGGGCTGACACCACCCGAACCCTCGACCGCATAGATCCCCTTTTCGTTCAGACGATAGACAGCGGCAACGGATATTCCGTAATCCGGACTGATCAGGCTGTAGCAGGTGTTCACGTAGGAAGGCTCTGGCATCGGTGTCTTGCCGAGCGCACTGACAACAGCCGCGGCGGTTACCTTGCCCTGGCTATTTGCTGCAAAGCCGGACTTGGGCATCTTGCCGGCAATGCAGGCGTCGCCCAGAACGTAAACATCCTTGTGAATCTTTGATTCAAAGGTGCGCTGGTCTACCGGACACCAACCGGAATCATCGGTCAACCCGGCAGCAAATGCGAGCGGCGCTGCCTTTTGATGTGGAATCAGGTTGATGACATCACCTTTGAAGCTTTGCCCCTGGTCGTTGTGCAACGTACCCTCAGCCGCATCGACGCGCTCAATGCGACCGCCTTTTTCTGCTGACACCCATTCGATCATGCCGGGGTACAAGGCTTCCCAGCCCTGCATAAACAGCGGCTGCTTGGAGAACTTGTCCTTGCTGTCCAGGATCAGGATTTTGGATTTGGGCTTGTTATTCTTCAGGTAATGAGCAATCAGGCTGGCCCGCTCGTAAGGTCCGGGCGGGCAACGGAACGGGTTGCCCGGCGGCGCAATAATCACCACGCCACCATCATCCATATCGTGCAACTGCTTCTTCAGAATTTCCGTTTGCGTCCCGGCCTGCCAGGCATGCGGAATTTGTTCAGCCACTTCTGCGCTGTGGCCAACAACCGCATCCCAACGAAAATCGATACCGGGCGATACGATCAGCTTGTCATAATCCAGGGTTTGCCCGCCCTGCAGCTTGACCTTGTGTTTGACCGCGTCTACCTCTGTAACCATATCATGCATGACACGAACACCGCGTGCAGCTTGTGCTTCGTAACCGTGACTTATGTCACTCATGCCGGGCAACAAGCCGCCGAGTACGGCGTTACTGAACGGACAGGTAACAAACCGTTTCGCCGGTTCGATCAGGGTCACATCAATTCCGGAATTAAACTTCTTGATGTACTTGGCGCATGTCGCGCCACCAAAACCGCCACCTACAATCACCACCCTGGGTGCACCCTTGGTGCATGAAATCAGGTTGCTGCCGGCACCGGCCACACCGGCGGCACCGAGGAGACGAATGAATTGCCTTCTGGAAAACTGGTTCATAATCG contains:
- a CDS encoding tetratricopeptide repeat protein codes for the protein MNAPRIMVMMLSTTLTACATIDEQGTLAQLRGVNADLSDIQIEGGIEKAMQGYQRFLEQTPETAMTPEAIRRLADLKIERQNAQLDKLPAPVAAKPKAPAQSEPVGKKQSNPGKQVIASVKGETDEEFEKRTTAAQEIESSVKDAAPLPDGSSADMNNVDATEAIALYKQLLERFPMYERNDQVLYQMSRAYEEMGEVEEAMKIMNRIVKEYPGSRYLDEVQFRRAEYYFTRKKFLDAEDAYKAIVKIGSNSFYYDIALYKTGWTYYKQEMYEEALTYFMSLLDHKVSIGYDFEQAEDKIEKKRIDDTYRVISLSFSNLSGANSIVGYFSKVGRKPYEVGIYSNLAEHYFVKRRYYDAAQTYNAFVERNPLHKVSPHFHMRVVEIYKVGKFPKLVVEAKRSFASAYGVKSEYWKHFDINSYPEVVAHVQTNLKDLAVHYHALYRDPNFRSQQQEHYAEAARWYREYIESFPRDGTTPGLHYQLAELLLQGKEFSKAAFEYERVAYNYPEHEKSSSAGYAAVYSFRESLKIAQMAEVPIAKQEVIRSSLKFADAFPKHEKAVIVLAAVGEDLFEMKDYKLAISTSRKLVENYPSAEKNLVRGAWMIVAHSSYEIALYKDAEVAYAQTIGLTEVTHKDHEGLVNNLAASIYKQGEEANKVEDYKSAVDHFLRIAAVAPRSTVRKTAEFDAAAVLIKINDWNRAASVLVAFRQSYSTDVQMVHEATKKLAVVYREAERYSDAGPEFERIAVDTKESEVRREALILAGDMYEKAEKHKLALNVYQRYVDLFPKPLEFALETRYKMAELYRSWDNDRQYRLELKRVISIDSTAGAERTDRTRYLAAKASLVLVQPEYDSFAAIKLTKPFKKNLKRKKDTMKSVIADFNDLVKYKVGDVTAAATYYLAEIYYNFSRSLIESERPGGLSDVEKEEYELAIEEQAFPFEEKAIGVHKKNLELISIGVYSNWIDKSLDRLGKLMPARYAKFEESTGFMASMDSFKYNFVASAIEQKPQAPVPAVQPDTKPGADAAGATPDQTSSAQLDKDTAVIATAGGQEQ
- a CDS encoding ATP-binding protein; this translates as MAEQYKFIREPIIGTALLLFVSLTSLVGFSLYWNIDNLYKEKVLLAIESARTNWNKDQAFRGWATRHGGLYVKPDKRTPPSPYLAHLPDRDVVTTTGQKLTLMNPAYMMSQMTREYEETYGVKGRITGKVQLNPANSPDAWEWDALTKFENGVDEVIEQSFIEGMPFVRLMKPMYMKPGCVKCHGHLGFEDGDLRGGVSVSIPLRPYYVAADATRYSMQVTHGMVWAFGVIALVFYVWMIRRRESGRRALEAQITQQNIVLAHARDEALRSSQAKSEFLSLMSHELRTPLNAILGNGQLLELDAENLSENQMDGVKDILGAGRHLLNLVNEVLDLARIESGKMEVNMEPVPVAPVIEQCISLIKKQASERDISVTNNMDGSDYSVVADMNRFKQVMLNLLSNAVKYNKQGGSIFIDVNSVGKNSLRVSVTDTGRGLTEEQMGRLFTSFDRLGVDDIQEGTGIGLVISKRLVELMAGSIDVQSTAGSGSVFSVELKKTES
- a CDS encoding aspartate/glutamate racemase family protein, encoding MKTIGLLGGMSWESTATYYRLINEAVKQRLGGFHSAKIILNSIDFDEIEQLQRQGDWAAMATILANAARSIEAGGADFLLICTNTMHKVADEVAQAVSIPLVHIADATAERLAQDGIRKVGLLGTRFTMEQDFYKSRISDRYGIDVVIPGDRQRQLVHDVIYNELCMGSINQASREDFIAIIDELGGNGAEAVILGCTEIAMLVEQQHTTIPLYDTTAIHAERAVDCAFN
- a CDS encoding GNAT family N-acetyltransferase; the encoded protein is MYRVKFTALGRNIEQAWGWDDESWAKYYQFGKVPPDVYIIIADDADIGWIALKRSDDSICITGIVLLPEFQGNGIGTRVIGGILHEARASSAVVRLEVFKTNPAVGFYKRLGFGVTGETETHFRMKVFS
- the bioA gene encoding adenosylmethionine--8-amino-7-oxononanoate transaminase — encoded protein: MSKIDQILAADRQHIWHPYSAMNSDMPLYPVESASGVRIRLADGRELIDGMASWWCAIHGYNNELMNAALEQQLGKMSHVMFGGFTHEPAIGLAQRLVELTPASLETVFFSDSGSVSVEVAMKMAIQYWHSRGQIKKQRFISLHKGYHGDTFGAMSVCDPVTGMHRLFAGVLPEQIFVDQPRCRFGERCKDSDIAGLEHALATHSDEVAAVILEPIVQGAGGMWFYSAEYLERARELCDEYGALLIADEIATGFGRSGKLFACEHAEISPDIMCVGKALTGGYMTLAATIATREVANTIDQGEPGVFMHGPTFMANPLACTAALTSIDILLSSPWQTNINRIEAGLKQGLAPARELDIVEDVRVLGAIGVVELKHAVDMKAMVPAFVEAGVWVRPFGRLVYLMPPYIISNEDLGYLAAALVKVVANR
- a CDS encoding NAD(P)/FAD-dependent oxidoreductase, translating into MNQFSRRQFIRLLGAAGVAGAGSNLISCTKGAPRVVIVGGGFGGATCAKYIKKFNSGIDVTLIEPAKRFVTCPFSNAVLGGLLPGMSDISHGYEAQAARGVRVMHDMVTEVDAVKHKVKLQGGQTLDYDKLIVSPGIDFRWDAVVGHSAEVAEQIPHAWQAGTQTEILKKQLHDMDDGGVVIIAPPGNPFRCPPGPYERASLIAHYLKNNKPKSKILILDSKDKFSKQPLFMQGWEALYPGMIEWVSAEKGGRIERVDAAEGTLHNDQGQSFKGDVINLIPHQKAAPLAFAAGLTDDSGWCPVDQRTFESKIHKDVYVLGDACIAGKMPKSGFAANSQGKVTAAAVVSALGKTPMPEPSYVNTCYSLISPDYGISVAAVYRLNEKGIYAVEGSGGVSPKDVDADFRAREADYARGWYSSITHDAFA